The Erythrobacter sp. SDW2 region ACCGAGGAATTGCGGCTTGTGCGGAATGACCACCGGCAGGTCGCCGGTCAGATCGAGTTCCTGGTCCGCGAAAGACGAGCCGAGCACGCTGAAGTCGAGGTTCTGCTTGCGCGACTTTGCATACTGGAAATCGATTTCCGTGCTCAGGCGATCGGTCAGCTGCTGCTGGAAGTTGAGACTGTAATCGGTGTTGGTCGTCTCGTCGGCCACTTGGCGGCGTGCCAGCGACTGCTGCAAACCACCAATCGGCACGAAGGGCGAAGTGCCGGGATTGCCTCGCCAGCCGTTGGAGGCGTTGACGATGTAGCCCGACTGGAACAGCCCGCGGTCGTCATAGACATAGTCGGTGAAACCGCCGACCGGGCATTGCGCACGAGCCGTGGGATCGCCCAGACCACCACCCGGATTGATCACGTTCGGACCATCGGCATTCTGGCGACAGCCGATCGGATAGGTCGAATATTCGGCCAGGTCGGGGGCGGTCTCAAAGGTGTATTCACCCCAATCGTTGGTCGTGTGCGAACGGATGAATTCGAGGGTCAGTTGCGAGCGTTCATCCAGGCTTTCCCACTGAGCCGAAACAGCGATGCCATCGCGTTTGCGGTCGAAATCCTGGGTGCGGAACTGGCCGCCAACGGGAGCCACGCGGAAATCGGCATAATCGGCAAAGCCGTCGGCCCCGGCCGTGCCGAAATTGCCGCACTGCGAACCAGCCGGCGGCAGGGTGAAGCTGTCGCTGCCCGAAGGAAGCGGATTGCGGCAAACCCGCACGCCGTTGGTATTGGCAGCGTTGACCAGCACACCGTCACGGGTCTGGTAATTGGCGATCTGGATGCCGTCGGAACGGCTCTTGATGCGCGAATAGGCTCCACTCACCAGCACCCCGATGCGCCCGATATCGGTGTCCCAGGTATTGCTGATGAGACCCGAGATCGTCGGGGTCCATTCCTTGCGCAGATCGCCGTAATTGCCCTCGATACTGAAGGCCATCTTGAGGCCGTTGTTGTCGAACGGTTTGCGGGTGTTGAGATTGACGGTGCCGGCCAGGCCGCCTTCGATCATATCGGCGGTCGCGTTCTTGCTGATGATGACCGAACCGAGAAGTTCGGAGGGCACGTCGGCAAAATTGAGCGCCTGCCCGCCCACGCCCGCAGCAAAAGCGGTGCGACCGTTGAACTCGGAGCGGACAAAGTTGAGGCCGCGCACGACCACCCCCGAACCTTCGACCGAGAAGTGATCCGGGTCGTTCGAACCGGCAAAGCGGTTGATCGCGACACCGGGAACACGCTGAAGTGCTTCCGTTACCGAGCGGTCCGGCAGCGCACCGATATCTTCGGCGGTGATGGCATCGACCACCGTGTCCGAATCGCGCTTGAGATCCTGCGCATTGGCAAGCGATTGCCGAATGCCGCTGACAACGATGACGTTGCCTTCGGGCTGTGCTGCGGCTTCCTCGGTTTCGGGATCCTGCGCGTCCTGGGCGTAGGCCGCCTGCGCAGCCATGACGCCGCCGACCACCATCATCGAGGCGCTGCTACGCAAGAATGTCTTGAACAGTTCCTCGTTGCGGACAGCTCGTCCCCCACGAGTTGACGTCGTCTTGGTCATGTGACCATCCCTCCCATGTTAGCGCTACCACTATGCGATGTGGCGCTTGCCTTTGCTTTGCACTCAGGCTTATCGGGCAGCGGAACCCTTGGCAAGAGGGCGTGTGCGCCTTTAGCTGATTTCTGTGGTAAATTGCCCACAGCGGCGAAAAGCGATAAGCGGAGCGCTGATGGGGAGGAGAAATGGTATCGTTACCGTAAATCGTATCGCACGGGTCGTGATCGTCGGTGGCGGGACAGCCGGATGGATGGCTGCTGCCGCCATGTCGCGCTATTTCAACGACGGTCGACGAGCCATCACGCTGATCGAATCGGACGCGATCGGTACGGTTGGCGTCGGCGAAGCGACAATCCCGCCCATCCGCAATTTCAACGCCATGCTCGACATAGCCGAGCCGGACTTCCTGCGCGCCACTCGCGGTACGTACAAGTTGGGTATCGAGTTCGTGAATTGGGGGGCACTGGGCGACCGCTACTTCCACCCCTTCGGCGAATACGGGCAGGACTTTCACGGCATCCAGTTCCACCACCTCTATTTGCGCGAACACGATCGTGGTGCTGCACCGGGAGACATCGGCGACTTTTCCATGTGCACTGCTGCCGCCCGGAGGGGTCGTTTCGCCCGGCCGGCTGCCGGGGCGCAGTCGCTGGTCTCGCAGATTGCCTATGCCTATCATTTCGATGCCAGTCTCTATGCCGCCTATTTGCGCCAACTGGCCGAGCGGCAAGGCACCGTGCGCAAGGAAGGCCGGATCACCGAGGTACGCCGCGACGGCGAAACCGGTGACGTCACCGATGTGGTGCTTGACGATGGCTCACTGGTCGAAGGCGACCTGTTCATCGATTGCTCGGGCTTCCGCGGCCTGCTGATCGAGGAAGCACTGGAAACCGGCTATGAGGACTGGAGCCACTGGCTGCCAATGGATCGCGCCATTGCGGTGCCCACAGCCAACATCGGTCCGCCCTCCCCCTTCACCCGTTCGACCGCGCATGCGGCGGGCTGGCAATGGCGAATTCCCCTGCAACACCGCACCGGCAACGGTCATGTCTTCTCAAGCGCCTATATGGACGAGGACGAAGCGCGTGATCTCCTGCTCGCCAATCTGGAAGGAGAAGTGCTGCAGGAACCACGGACCTTGCGCTTCCTAACCGGGATGCGGCGCAAGGCATGGAACCACAATGTCGTCTCGCTCGGGCTGTCGTCGGGCTTCATAGAGCCGCTCGAATCGACCAGCATCCACCTGATCCAGAACGGCATTGCCCGCCTCTTCGCGCTTTTCCCGGACAACCCGATCAGCCCGATCGAGCGTGGCGAATACAACCGGGGAATGCGCGAGCTCTACGAGGACGTGCGGGACTTCATCATCCTCCATTACAAGGCGACCCAGCGCGATGACACGCCCTTCTGGCGCTATGTCCGCGACATGCCGGTGCCAGGCAGCTTGGCGCGCA contains the following coding sequences:
- a CDS encoding tryptophan halogenase family protein, encoding MGRRNGIVTVNRIARVVIVGGGTAGWMAAAAMSRYFNDGRRAITLIESDAIGTVGVGEATIPPIRNFNAMLDIAEPDFLRATRGTYKLGIEFVNWGALGDRYFHPFGEYGQDFHGIQFHHLYLREHDRGAAPGDIGDFSMCTAAARRGRFARPAAGAQSLVSQIAYAYHFDASLYAAYLRQLAERQGTVRKEGRITEVRRDGETGDVTDVVLDDGSLVEGDLFIDCSGFRGLLIEEALETGYEDWSHWLPMDRAIAVPTANIGPPSPFTRSTAHAAGWQWRIPLQHRTGNGHVFSSAYMDEDEARDLLLANLEGEVLQEPRTLRFLTGMRRKAWNHNVVSLGLSSGFIEPLESTSIHLIQNGIARLFALFPDNPISPIERGEYNRGMRELYEDVRDFIILHYKATQRDDTPFWRYVRDMPVPGSLARKMELWRLHGRVFRENAELFAAPSWIAVMLGQNIWPDAYDPIADTLDEAKVAGAMQQMRQAYADIAQKLPTHEEFIRQSGGWHDARQGGLQ